The nucleotide window CCGAGCGGGACCCGCGCGCAGCCGGAATCCTTCCCTCCACGAAGGGCGCGCTGTGACCGGGCTCAATACGATTCTGATCGTCGTCGGCCTCTTCCTGGCCGGCGGCGTCTACTCCTTCTCGAAGCAGGACATGCCCAAGGGCCTCGTCGTACTGCTCGGGATCGGCTCCGTGATGTGCCTGGTGGCGGGCATTCTGCGGATTCAGGGACTCTGGGACTGAGGGACGTCTGTGAGTGACAAGAAGAAGGTCGTCGTCTTCGACTACGGCTTCGGCAACGTACGTTCCGCCGAGCGGGCTCTCGCCCACGTCGGCGCGGACGTCGAGATCACCCGGGACTTCGACACGGCGATGAACGCCGACGGGCTGCTGGTGCCCGGTGTCGGAGCGTTCTCCGCCTGCATGGAAGGCCTCAAGAAGGCCCGCGGCGAATGGGTCATCGGCCGCAGGCTGGCCGGCGGACGCCCCGTCATGGGCATCTGCGTCGGCATGCAGATCCTGTTCGAGCGCGGCATCGAGCATGGAGTGGAGACCGAAGGGCTGGACGAGTGGCCCGGTACCGTCGGCCCGCTGAAGGCCGACGTCGTCCCGCACATGGGCTGGAACACCGTCCAGGCCCCCGAGGACTCCCAGCTCTTCGCCGGTATGGACGCGGAGGCCCGGTACTACTTCGTGCACTCCTACGCGGCGCACGACTGGTCCCTCGAAGTCACCAACGCCAAGATCCGTGCGCCCAGGGTCACCTGGTCCACGCACGGCGAGCGCTTCGTGGCGGCCGTGGAGAACGGCGCGCTGTGGGCCACCCAGTTCCACCCCGAGAAGTCCGGCGATGCCGGCGCCCAGCTGCTGACCAACTGGATCGAGACGCTGTAATGCCGAAGCTTGAACTGCTCCCCGCCGTCGATGTCCGCGACGGCCAGGCCGTCCGCCTCGTCCACGGCGAGTCCGGCTCCGAGACCTCGTACGGCGACCCCCTGCAGGCCGCCCTCACGTGGCAGCGGGCGGGCGCCGAGTGGCTGCACCTCGTCGACCTGGACGCCGCCTTCGGCACCGGTGACAACCGGGCGCAGATCGCCGAGGTCGCCCGCTCCATGGACATCAAGGTGGAGCTCTCCGGCGGCATCCGCGACGACGCCTCGCTCGCCGCGGCCCTCGCCACCGGCTGCACCCGTGTCAACCTCGGCACCGCGGCCCTGGAGACCCCGGAGTGGGTCGCCAAGGTGATCGCCGAGCACGGCGACAAGATCGCCGTCGGCCTCGACGTCCGCGGCACCACCCTGCGCGGCCGCGGCTGGACCCGCGACGGCGGAGACCTCTACGAGACGCTCGCCCGCCTCGACTCCGAGGGCTGTGCCCGCTACGTCG belongs to Streptomyces finlayi and includes:
- the hisH gene encoding imidazole glycerol phosphate synthase subunit HisH, with amino-acid sequence MSDKKKVVVFDYGFGNVRSAERALAHVGADVEITRDFDTAMNADGLLVPGVGAFSACMEGLKKARGEWVIGRRLAGGRPVMGICVGMQILFERGIEHGVETEGLDEWPGTVGPLKADVVPHMGWNTVQAPEDSQLFAGMDAEARYYFVHSYAAHDWSLEVTNAKIRAPRVTWSTHGERFVAAVENGALWATQFHPEKSGDAGAQLLTNWIETL
- the priA gene encoding bifunctional 1-(5-phosphoribosyl)-5-((5-phosphoribosylamino)methylideneamino)imidazole-4-carboxamide isomerase/phosphoribosylanthranilate isomerase PriA → MPKLELLPAVDVRDGQAVRLVHGESGSETSYGDPLQAALTWQRAGAEWLHLVDLDAAFGTGDNRAQIAEVARSMDIKVELSGGIRDDASLAAALATGCTRVNLGTAALETPEWVAKVIAEHGDKIAVGLDVRGTTLRGRGWTRDGGDLYETLARLDSEGCARYVVTDIAKDGTLQGPNLELLKNVCAATDKPVVASGGVSSLDDLRAISSLVADGVEGAIVGKALYAEAFTLEEALKAVSV